The Brassica napus cultivar Da-Ae chromosome C7, Da-Ae, whole genome shotgun sequence genomic interval TTCCACCAGAAATCAGCCATTGCCCTAGTAAGATTCTCACAGGCTTGTTTAGTCAGCTTAAAACATGACATGGCATAAACTGGCATTGCCATAGCAACTGCTTTCAATAAAACTTCCTTACCCCCTTGTGATAGCAGTCTAGCAAAGTATCCAGAAAgtctctctctcaatctgtcATAGATAAAAGCCAACATTTCTGTTTTGGAGCCACTGAAACATTCAGGCAAACCCAGATAGCACCTTGTACCTCCTTCATTTTCAATGCCAGTTGCTCTAACCTGATCTTTAATGCCTTCGCTCACCTTTGCACCAAATGTAATTGCAGATTTCTGTAAATTCACAAGCTGACCTGTAGCTTTACCATACTCCTCTAATAATCTCATCAGCTCTTTCGTCTGATTCTCCTCTGCTTTACAAACAAATAAACTGTCGTCGGCGAAAATCATGTGATCAACTACTGGACCCTCATTGGAGAATTTGATCCCTTGGATACTTCCTTGCTGTTCAGCCTTTGCTAGTAGATGGATTAAGCCTTCAGTACAAAGCACAAAGAGGAAGGGCGACAGAGGATCTCCTTGTCTAAGACCCCTCTCCGGTTTTATCTTTCCGTAAGGTTGATTGTTGATCAAAGCTGAGAAAGTTACCGACGAAATGCAGAACATAACCCTGTCGACCCACATTTTATCGAAGCCCATTGCCAACAACAAAGCATTCAAGTAAGACCATTCCACTCTGTCGTAAGCTTTCGACATATCTGACTTGATTGCCATGTAAGAATTTGAGAACTTGTCGTTCGTTCTCAAAGCATGGATGATTTCGTGAGCAACCAGAATATTGTCGGTTATTAATCTCTCTTCAACGAACGCAGATTGCGATTGAGACACCAAAATAGGAAGCATGGGTTTGAGCCTGGTTACAATAATGTTGGACACAATTTTATACAACACCGAACAGAGACTGATAGGTCTCAGGTCCGACATCAGCACTGGGTCCTCTATCTTGGGTAACAAGCATAAGAGAGTGTAGTTCCAGTCCACCGGGAAGGTACCATTCATGAAGAAACTCTGGACTTCTGCAGTAACCTGAGCTCCGATCACCTCCCAATATCTTTGAAAGAACAGGCCTGTCATGCCATCAGCCCCTGGTGCAGTACTTCCTTTTATAGTAAAGACCGCTTCCTTGACTTCCTCTTTAGACACTGGTCTTACTAGATCTTCATTCATCTGTTGGGTAACCCTTGACTCGAAACCTTGAAAGAAATCTGAAAAGGTATCAGGGTTTGTGGATTTGAACAAATTCTGAAAATAGGCAGCGGCAACATCTCCTTTTTCTTTCTCCCCAAATTGTTCAGTGCCATTAGAGTCGATCAATTTATTGATCCTCTTTTTTCCCCTATTATACTTGACCGATGCATGATAGAACTTAGTGTTTGCATCCCCTTTAGTAGCCCATTTTTCTTTGCTCTTTTGACTCCAGAACAGCTCCTCTTCTTTATAGGCCTGCACCAATTCTTTCTTCATCCAAATCAGTCTAGGTGTTGATGGAAACATACATGACTGTTCCATCTCCAAGCTCTGCTGTAAGTTCCTGATCTTATCTCTAGCGTTAAGAGATTCCGTCCTTTTCCATTTGCTGATTTTCTTTCTGCAAATCTTCAGCTTGTCATAGACTGAGACTTCAAAGAAAGGATGATTTGTCAGCCATGCTTTTTTAATAGTTTCAGTGACCACCGGTTTGGATATGAAGCGACAATCAAATATGAAACTTCCTCTATACAGGTTTGGCTTTGGGTCAAGAGAGACCAAAACCGGACGATGGTCTGATCCTCTTTTATCCAAAAAAACTTGTTTCGATTTTGGGAAGTAGTTGAACCACACTTTATTTCCAAAACATCTGTCCAACTTGCTCTGAATGCTATGGATACCCCTGATTCCACCCCAAGTGAAGCTGTTGCCAATGCCAACCAGTTCCGATAGCTCACAAGCCTCTAGCATGTTGTTGAAGTCGGTGAAATTAGACTCACTTAGCCTTGGACCCCCTGATTTTTCTCCATTATTTCTTATGGCATTGAAATCCCCCACTACACACCAAGGTGCTTTACGGTTTACTCCAAACCTTGATAACCTTTCCCACACCTTAGGTCTTTCTCCTCTAACAGATTCGCCATATACACATGACACAAAATAGCGTAGATATCCGGGTCTAATAGAAAAGTCTAAAAGATGCTTGTCAACAAacttaaattcaatatttacaGAATTCATCCACATGAGTGCTAAACCTCCGCTGTACCCAACCAGATCCACTGTATATATCCTGTCATAGCCTAGCCACTCTTGTAAATCAACGAGAACATCACGCTTGTTTTTAGTTTCCATCAAGAACATAACATCAGGGAAATGATCACGCTTCAATTCCCTTAGACGCGGAATCACCAAATCTTGTTCACGGCCCAAGCCTTGGCAATTCCAACTCAGAAGCGCCATTAGATATTGGACGGTCCCTCATTTGGGACCACCATTGGCTTCTTACACCGCGCAGAGTTTTGAGATGTCTCCACATCAGAAGAAACTTTCCTTTTAGCGCAAGCTGTCAATTTGTTCTTACTCTGCAGACCTTCCTCGTGCGGACCTTTGATTGTCCCCTTTCCATTGAGCTTTCTCTTGAACGTTCCAGGTCTTCTTCTCTGTTTAGCCTTTCTCTGTTTAACTATACTGAGAGAAGCTGGCTAAGGCGACAGGTTCATGCACCATTTGCTCTGATTGTATCGATTCTAACCTTCCAACCAAGGACATTGCTCTTCCAGCTCGAATCGCTCCACCCATCAGCTTATCTTGTTCAGTCCTTTCTTGAATCTCAGTGTGCTTTTTCTGATCTTTAAAATCAAACACCACGCCCTTACCCTTATCCAGCTTAGTAGCGAAGATAGGGGCTGGCTCCAACCTAAGCACAGCTTTCTGTCCCAAAGGATCATGCTCCAAATCCTTTAGGGAGTTTATGATTCTTTCTTTCCTTGCCATCTGTTCTGGACCATTTGCTGTAAGAAGATATTGACGCATTCCTTCCAGAACTTCTTCAGCAATTTTCAGTCTCCCCGTAGCTGGGTTAACTCCTACTTGGCTTTCCTTTATCACACCGAAAAGAGGGTCTGATTCTTTGATTATCGGAGCCGGAGATAATGCGATTCTCTGAGTAACAGAAGTCTCCACATCTTCAGACTGAGACACCTTTTTTCTATCAAAAGGACAGTGGTCTTGATCATGCGTCAGTCGTTGGCAAGTGTAGCATCGCTTTTGAATACGCTCGTAGTCGTAAAGGATGCTTACGACTTCTCCTCCAAGCAAAGTCACTTTCTTTGCTCTTCTGAGAGGTTTTGTGAGATCAAATCTGACCTTCACTCTGACATAATCAGTGGTCTGAGGTTTGTCTGGATCAAAGGCCACTACTATCACCATACCGGCAAAATCTCCTAGAGCAGTGAGGGCTTTGGAAGTGTAGTGATTAACCGGTATGTTCCGCATCCGAACCCATACCTCAATGAACTGTAGATAGTCAGGAGGAGGTTTAGCTACCCATCTTTCGGTCGCCAGAGACCATTGATTGAAAGAATGAACTCCTCTCTCCAAGATGTCCACTAGGTCTTGCTCATACTTGAAAATAAACTGGAACCTATCTTTGGATAAAGCAATTCCTTGAACTCTCTCATAAAGTTGCCATTTTCTCGGCATATCCTTTATGAGGTCAGACATCTTCTGTTCCCTGGGGTTGAGAAGACGACCAACGAGGCTGAGACAATTTCTTGCGGTAGAATAGTACTCCGGAAGATCTGGCATAATGAAgggttcatcatcttcttcttccatcgTCATTTTAGACATCGCTTTGTCTATGAACTTGCTGGCTATCTTGATGGATCCCTCGTTGTTCCTGCACCCACCATCACCACTGAAGACACGACAATGGTGAATCAGGAACACACACGCTGGAAACGCCAAGACAAGTTGGTGTACAGCGCCTTGCTTGGCTCGATCTCACCTAACATTCACCTAATATTGGCCCTACGCATTCGCACCAGCTACGTATCTCATTAACAGATTACCTACACCGGTTCTATCCATGGAGACTCCATATCAAAATCTGTTCCAGCGACAACCAAACTACAACAACCTCAAgatctttggatgcctatgttTTCCTTGGCTCCGGCCTTACAATTCTCATAAGCTCGACGACAAGTCAAAACGATGTGTCTTTCTTGGATACTCATTAACTCAAAGTGCCTATCTATGCCTAGAAGACGATACTAACCGGCTGTATGTCTCAAGGCATGTCCAGTTCGACGAAACTTCCTTCCCATTCAAGAAAACCCAACCATCAAAACTTCCATCTCAAACATCAGAACCGGAAACCTCTTGGATCCCGATTGTCACCCCTCTTCCTCATAAAGCTCCGTCTCCGTCACAACCCACTCCCATGGCGCCCCTGAGCTCGGACCTTCACATGTCAACACCTCCGGTGGCGACATCATCGCAATCTGCGTCGGCGAATTCATCGGGGACTCCTCCACCGTCAAACCAAAACTCAGGTGTTTTAATTCCTAACTCTATTTCTCAAATTCCTGGCCCAATTGAACCTGACCCTAGTTCGACATGCCCATTACCACAAAACCCATTACCACAAAACCCATTATCACAAAACCAAATACCAATTACTCTAAATGTCCAACCAGCCCAACAAACCCAAAACGTAAACCAAATATCTATGACCAATCCAATTTCACCCCCACCAGCAAACACGTCATCGTCTTCCCAACCTGAAACACAACCTTCGCAACCCGTTCTTCCTGTATCAAACCCGAAAATGACCACAAGATCCCAAAACAATATCCGCAAACCAAATAAGAAATACACCCTCTCTGTCCAAGCCAAACCCAAAAACAAATCCGAACCAACAACCATACACCAGGCCCTGCGAGATTCGAGATGGAGAGCTTCCTGTAATGAGGAATTCAATGCCCAAATTAAAAATCGAACATGGGACTTGGTTCCACCTCCGCCAAATCAAAATATAGTCTCATGTCGTTGGCTTTTTACCACTAAATATTTTGCTGATGGTACAGAGGAACGGCCAAAGTCGCGACTTGTAGCCCGGGGTTTCACACAACAATACGGAGTGGATTTTGCGGAAACATTCAGTCCAGTGATCAAAACTACAACACTGAGAACTGTTCTTGGAATTGCCGTCACCAAAAACTGGTCTCTTCGTCAACTAGACGTTAACCATGCGTTTCTTCAAGCACGGCTGTCTGATGAAGTATACATGACACAGCCACCAGGTTTCGTCGACAAAGATCGCCCTAACTACGTCTGTCGACTCAATAAGGCTATCTATGGCCTTAAACAGTCGCCTCGTGCTTGGTACAAGGAGCTCAAACAATATCTACTATCTCTTGGGTTTCGGAACTCGATGGCAGACACATCCCTTTTTGTTCTGCGATTAcaaaaccatattgtctatctCCTTGTTTACGTTGATGATATAATCGTTACAGGAAGCAGTGACATTATGATCAACAATATCATCAATTCGCTTGGTCAGCGGTTCTCAATTAAAGACCTCGGCAAGCTTCACTACTTTCTTGGCATAGAAGTCACCCACACACAGCAAGGCTTACATTTGATGCAACGAAAATACACAGTCGACCTCCTCACCAAGACCAACATGCTCGACGCAAAGCCAGTCCTCACTCCCTTAGCCACTTCGCTAAAGCTAACATTACATACATGAGCTCCGTTACAAGACGCAACCGAGTATCGTACTGTCATTGGAAGCCTTCAATATCTGGCTTTTACACGCCCAGATATAGCGTATGCAGTCAATCGCCTTTCTCAGTTCATGCATAGACCAACGGAGGATCATTGGGCTGCTACAAAAAGAGTGCTTCGCTACCTCGCTGGTACTATCTCTCATGGGATTCTCTTAAAACGCCACAATCCTCTGTCCTTACATGCCTATTccgatgcggattgggctggcgACACTGATGATTTTGTCTCCACCAATGCCTATGTTATCTACTTGGGCAGCCATCCTATCTCGTGGTCATCAAAGAAACAAAAGGGAGTTGCTAGATCATCTACAGAAGCGGAATACAGATCAGTCGCAAACACTGCGTCCGAAGTCAGATGGGTATGTTCATTACTTTCTGAACTTGGAATCCAAATACCTGCCAAGCCTGTCATCTACTGCGACAACATTGGAGCAAGATATCTCTGCGCCAATCCAGTTTTTCACTCGAGGATGAAACATGTTGCTTTGGATTATCACTTCATACGGGAACAGATAGAGTCTGGCCAGCTTCGGGTAACACATGTTTCTACAAAGGAACAACTGGCTGATGCCCTGACAAAACCCCTGCCAAGAACACCTTTCCTGGATGCAACTAACAAGCTTGGAGTTGTCAAGGCCCCTCCAGCTTGCGGGAGCGTATACATGAATATGTAAATAAGGGACTTAAGTGTAATTAACTTCCTAAGTACCCTAGATACTCTGATGTATATATACTCCTATCTCGTTAATAATAATAGACAAGCTTCTAAACCTATACCGAGTACGAGAGCTCGTGACTTAAGAGAACTCTCGCTCGACAAAAGAAACGACCATGAAGATTATAACCATTCCCATGATTATCAAATCATTATACTTCTATAGTGATTAAAGACGTCCTCCACCGTTTAGTTATTAAAGGAGAAGAAAAGCAGATGCGTTACTTTATGTATTCTTCACAAAgcaaatatatattcatatttgttaATGCTAAGAATCTTATAGAAAATAGTAACAAACTTCGATCATGTCAATGACACGTGCTCTTCTTCAGATGATACGACCTAATGAGATCATATTAAGATAGATCGAGTTATTTGAATATATCATTTATACATAAACGACCTCTCATTCAAGAACCGACAAAGCCGACGTATCGTTCGAGATCGATGGAAACGACTTCCCGCTCGACACCGATGAAAACGACATCTTTTTCGAGATGATGATAATCAAACTACGTTGTGTTCTGAGGATATTGTCCTCCATAGAATTTTTCCCTCCTTATTTTTACAAAGAACCACAATCAAATACTTAGTATGGGTTTTAGGATCCACAATATCTAGTACAAATCCTTTTATTTGAACCCTCGAAACTGAAAGAAAAAGGttcctttttatatattttactttttttatatatgttacttTTGGCACACATGGAtatcttttttatatgtttgtttcacaTCAAAGActttattaaaatagtattataGTTAGTGGAATATATAATGGGctggtttggttattttttgCCGATGGACATCGACGTGGTATCAGTATCACTGTATTAGCATCCATCTTCTTTTGTTTTCGATAATGCACACAGCCTAAATGCTTCATATGTTAGTTTCCATCGTCCACAAGGACCACAACTTTAGCATCCAATTAAttacaaatcaaaattttaaattttatttttactactttatatattggtttgatttgaaatttataattttcttatatacaGTATTTCTCATAGTTTACTAACATTTAACAACTTTTATATATCTGGAAAAGAAATTAAATCATAAattggtttaattttaaaaagtcaaatttccaAATTCACCCCTGGAAACTCACGGGCTGCACTTCTTCCTCGCGAACCCAAACCTGTCATTCTCCAAATCATACTCCACGTGATAGTTCTGTTGCTGAAAGCTCCCGAGAATAATCGCCGGACCACTCCGACCACCAGTGGAACTAACGGTGTTATCAGAAACCACCGTCAAACAAACGTTATCAACGCTTCCGACAAGCGTAAAGTAATTAGACAACGGCAACTCCATTTTCGCTCCACCTTTGAATACGAACGTTAACTCCGGCACCGTCACTGATCCCTTGCCGGAGATGTTAAAGCACGGCCCAAGTCCGGTGATCTTCTCCAACTCCTTTTCTCGGCTGTAATTCGACATCTGCGTCGCGAACTCCTCAGCAACGAGCTCGAAAACGGGCCGCTCCATGAAAGTGAACGTGGATCCGGAATCGACGATGGATCCTCCGTTTCCGTCGGGTCCCGGCGCTAAGAGCTTGTAGGGAATCTTCACGCGCTTGCTTCCGACGAAGATTCGCCGGAGACTGAGGTAGTAGTACTCAAGAAACGCAGCGTTGGCGGAGACCTTCGGGTTGTTTCGAAACGGCGTGTAGCTGAGACCCGGAGTTTTCGACTCGGTTTTATGACCCGACCCGGTATCCAGATCCAGATCGGTGCTCACGTTCGTGTCGTCGAATCTACGGGAGACCAAGCAATGCGAGAATCTCTTGAGGTTCATCTGCGAAGGAAGCGATTCGGGTCCTCGTCCAAACCCAGCGATACCAGCGGGTTGTCGGGTCGAGAGAATAGAGCATCCGATGACGAAATCGGGCACGGTTAGATCCGCGAAATTAAGCTTTTCGGATAGTAAAATCCCAGCAGTTGATCCTAATCCGTATCGGAGAATGTACGGTGGACAAGCGACGGTGCAGTTACGGGTACTCGGGTCGCATCCTCTGCATTTAACATTGGATCCGAATAGGAATCTGCATTTCGGATTCTGACACCCGATAACCCGCGACGAGGAAGAGTCCTTAGGGACAAATCTAATGGTCCGGGTCGGATCCAGACCCGGGAAATTGCATCCGGAGCAGAGATACCTTGAGGTGCAAGGGAACCAGACGAGGCTGCTTCCGGTGTCGAACACGAAAGGGATGGTTTGCGACGGCGTGCCGAAGCTGAGAGATACGGAATATCCGCCGTAGCTTTTAGGAGTAAGAGGGGATTTCACGGCGTCGGCGGAGGAGGCGGAGAGGGAATCTTCGTTGGGTTTGATGGAGGTGGGTTGTTTGAGCTGTTGGGCTCTGGCGATGGAGGAATCGGCGAGACGGCGGAGAGCGAGGTGAGCGTCGTTGTTGGGTGATTGGTCTGTGGAGTGGGAGAAAGGAGAGAGAGGTAATGTGACGGCGGAGACGACGGTGAGGAAGATAAGGAAGTAGAAGAGAGGAGGAGAAGccatttttgtgtgtttgtgttgCTCTGTTTTGGCTTGGTGGCTTATGGGTTAAGTAAGAAGAAGGAGAACGAAGAAGACAAGAGTGGAAAGTGGAAAAGAAGAGCAACGAATGGGTGATAAAGTGGAGTATCATGTTCCATCTCTGCgactttcttcttccttttatgaaaataataaagaaagaaaaatctatTACAAATGTGCTTGTCGTTACAGAGGAAACTTACCCCTATAGGTggaaatgttttctttttgacgTCGACTTGATGCGTGTAGAGATCGAGAGAAACCAgccaatatgtttttttttatgaaaacattATTTGAATCGAATTTATAATGCATTATACGAAATTATGGGTTGATAATGATTATACTATTTGATACACAACTACTGAAATCCATGTACTGATTTttaaatactcttttttttttttttttttttttttgcttatgtagTTTTTGCGTTTAAATTGATACGAATTTGAAGAGAGTAATTATGTACCTCGACGTTAGAAATCAATTGACCAAACAACGCATGTTGAGTATAATATGTGTGACAGTGTGAGTAATCAActacttttatattttgttgacCCTTATAAACTATGTgacttaaaatttttagaagTGGCACAGTGATAAAACAATTCTAAGGGTTTTCCTTGCAAACAAGTCACCTAGAAGGCAGAACGATATTGGCGAAGAATCAATAGAATCAGTGATGACAATTATGAACTTGAAACAAGTGAATTGGCCATATAAGTAACCATGTCAAGCCAAGTAATATTTAGGTTTACAATATAACAAACATGTACcaacaaaacatataattataGTCATCTGAAAGTGGATTTCTTCTTTTTGACTTCTTATTTCATTGTTAAAGTTGATTAATTACtaagtatatatttaaatttgcgTAGGTAATGTTTTAGAGTGGTAGATAgtatatttgtaaaatattactCCTGTTTAAAATGGTAAATATACGTAAGAAATGCTTTAGAGTAAAGTAATATTTTTGGAAGATTTTTCCAATTTTGCTCTTTGTCGTTTGCCAAACTTCAAATATCAGTGTCAAGCCTCTTTGGTTACCGTTGGCTGGTGTAAATGTGAACACATGAAATGAGAAAGACTTTTGATGAAATTAGCCGTTTGggtttacaaaattataatgCAATCATGCAACTATTGCTAGTGTAGCCAAaacattgtttttcttttcttggcaATTTTTTTCTGACGTCatacatttaatttaaattttgaaagtgTAGAATAATATCAATTGCATAGGACAACAGTTAGTATTATTTTGAATCCTTTTACATTCTTTTGCCACAGCTTAACTTGCATAAATACGTCTGTAAGAGCTTTCCTAGTTAAACTCATTCCgatatgttttaatgtttttacacCTATTCTAATCAGGAGTTGTGTTGTTTCACCTAAAGGCTTGCCTTTGGAAACAACATTGCTCGTATTGGAGAAACCCTTCTCATAATCTTACTCACATAGTCTTCATGTTCCTCAACTCTACGTTATGTGGCCTTCTCTTCTGGCAAAAAGCTAAGGACATGTAAGTCTCTTCTCTCCATTTTGAAATATGATTGTGTACCATTACCAAAGGGttccaaaaacgttttgcttACTAAATCTACTGAACCTGAGTTTTCTAAATGCCAATACACTCTTCTTCATACTGAACCTGTGAACTGCATTTGCCAACGGAAGCCTACTATAAATCATTGCTCTGTATATATGATTGTGCAGGCATTGAAGTTTCTCATACTCCATTCAAAGTtttgagttcttttttttttcttcatgtgAGTCACTTTTCTCTTTGAATGTTTACATACTGAGCCGTTGTTTTTTTTAAGGCACAACTATGACAGATTTAGAAAGctttaactaatttattttctaaattccAAAACATTACTAAACCTACCAACGAAACATTTAGAGTAAATCACTTCTTTTGGAAATTGAGTTTACCGATGAAGAATGCGAAAAGAGAAGCCAAGAGAATGGGGAAGGCAATGAGAACGATAGCTACAAGAGCCAAAGAATCATATCTGAAACCAAAATAATCTTCCACGAAATCTGaaaccttcttcttctctccaaATGCTATTACCTCTTTCTCCATATCACCATACTGAGATGTGAGCAATCCATTCAAAACCCATGACGTAGGGCTCAAGTAATACATCCATATCCACCATTTCGGAATGCTCTGCATATCAATCAACAAAACTCTCAtgcatttgtatctttttatctttctattGGTAAGAGGTGTGAGGTACTTACAGGTTTTGGAATGACATAACCGGCGAAGAGATTGACCATTGAGTAGAAACCCGAACGGAGAGTAAAAGCAACGTGAATGTTTGGGGTGATGACGACTAAAAGCATGCCAAAGTAGTTGTAAATGAGCAACGTGCAGAAGACTGCATAGAAGCTCCAGAACACTTTGTACACCGAGAAGTAATAGCCAACCATAGGATACAAGATTACCACACATAATATAGACTGGACTAATGAGTATGGAATCTCAACCAACACCTACAAAAGTTAAGGCTTCAGTTTATCTGTTACTCCCTGtatggatttgatttgagaaaaTGTGTTGACCTGTGCAAGGGAGTACGCCCATGAGGTGTACATTTGAGAAAATCTTTCGCGGTAGAAGACATTTCTTTCGGTTGCAATGCAGAACAACACTGTTGAGCAATTGTTCATTCCAGTGAAAAGAACCACCGTGTACATTGAGCCCAATACATTGAAAAGATCTTGTTGAGTGTTTCTGCAATGAACATGGGttaacacaaagtttgagagaAAACAAACTTAAAGAAAGTTGAGAGGGAAGAGAGTAACATTTTCTTAGCCTTTTGCCAGAACAAAACGCCACAGATCACAGAGGTAAAACACATGAAGAGGATGCGAGTGAGATTGTAGGAAGGGTTTCTCCAATAAGAGAGTTGTTGTTTCCATAAGCATGCCTTGAACTGTTCCCAACCGGTTTGAGCATATCGCGTCGAGGAGGTTAGTTCTTGTGTTTCTGAAGATGTACCTCTCATTTGCAATATTACTATGTTGTTCTccctaataaacaaaaaaaaaacaaagataagcaagtttcaaacaaaacaacaaccCAAGTGTTTATAGACTTACTTAAACAAAGAAGATTCCTTGTAGATTTGAGCCAAATCAACACCAAGTTTGTCTTCTGATGATCTAGAAGTAATGTCTAGTAACCAAGTTGCTGGATTAGTGTTCTCTTTCATTTCCGGAACTCCAGGAATTCTCTGTAGTTAAAAATACTGTTGTAAATAATGAAAAAACAGTTTTAGTATATCTTGTGGAAACTTACCATAAAGTATTCAATAACATTGCTTGAATGTTGTCCAAGAGGTCCATGATAGATAATCCTTCCTCCATTTTTCATCAAAACCAGCTACAGTTGAATGTCACATAATGTACTCTTAGAAAAGAGACTTTTAAAATGGGGATGTGTGCTATTTTCACTATTGCTACCTCATCAAAAGCTTCAAAGATATCAGTTCCCGGTTGGTGAATGGTGCAAACAACAGTTCTGCCAGTCTCTGTGATGTTCTTCACAGCTCTCATCACAATCGCAGCAGCTCTTGCATCTAATCCTGTGGTTGGTTCATCCATGAATATGATTGAAGGATTGGCAACCAGCTCCACAGCTATAGTTAGTCTCTTGCGTTGTTCTGTTGTTAAACCGCTAACTCCAGGAAGTCCTACTAGGGAATCTTTAATGTCCTCCAGCTCTATCGTCTCAAGAACTTCCCTGACTATTGCCTAtaagaaaaatcaagaaaattctCAGACAAGTGAGAGCTAAAAGGATAcaatcatttttgttttcaaattatgGCTTACCCTTTTTGTTTCTGAGTTGATGGTAGAAGGAAGTCGAAGCCAAGCAGAGTATTCCAAGGACTCCTCTATGGTTAAATTAGGAGAGTGAATATCAAATTGCTCACAGTAACCTGAAACCCTTGCAAATGTTTCTTGAACCTTACGGTAACCACCTACTTGGATCTCTCCTTCAATGTCACCGCGTGTTTTCCTTCCAGAAAGAACATCCATCAGAGTCGTTTTACCAGCACCACTCACACCCATTAGAGCAGTGAGAACACCAGGCTTGAATGCGCCTGTAACGTTAGAGAGAAGCTGCACCTTCTTGCCCtttagcataaataaaaagtttaaactCTTGTCTTTTGTTAAAAGGGTTCAAAGAAGTTCGTAGATACTCAGTTTACCTGAGGAGTTTGGACGAAATAACAGACGTCTTGAAATGTGAAAGTTAGGGGTTTGAAAGGTAATGCATTTTTGGACTGGGAAGCAATTTTAGAACTAGACTTATTATGGCTTCCAGAACTTTGAGTGTTATCATCACCAGACACAATCGCACGAGACCTATTTGAAGCTGAAATTTAAGGAAGATCAGTCCTCATATGCGTATACTAACTTCTATCactcatatattatataaaggaTGTTTTGTGAACTTACTCTTTAGAAATGTC includes:
- the LOC106434350 gene encoding uncharacterized protein LOC106434350 gives rise to the protein MTMEEEDDEPFIMPDLPEYYSTARNCLSLVGRLLNPREQKMSDLIKDMPRKWQLYERVQGIALSKDRFQFIFKYEQDLVDILERGVHSFNQWSLATERWVAKPPPDYLQFIEVWVRMRNIPVNHYTSKALTALGDFAGMVIVVAFDPDKPQTTDYVRVKVRFDLTKPLRRAKKVTLLGGEVVSILYDYERIQKRCYTCQRLTHDQDHCPFDRKKVSQSEDVETSVTQRIALSPAPIIKESDPLFGVIKESQVGVNPATGRLKIAEEVLEGMRQYLLTANGPEQMARKERIINSLKDLEHDPLGQKAVLRLEPAPIFATKLDKGKGVVFDFKDQKKHTEIQERTEQDKLMGGAIRAGRAMSLVGRLESIQSEQMVHEPVALASFSQYS
- the LOC106434346 gene encoding probable aspartyl protease At4g16563, with translation MASPPLFYFLIFLTVVSAVTLPLSPFSHSTDQSPNNDAHLALRRLADSSIARAQQLKQPTSIKPNEDSLSASSADAVKSPLTPKSYGGYSVSLSFGTPSQTIPFVFDTGSSLVWFPCTSRYLCSGCNFPGLDPTRTIRFVPKDSSSSRVIGCQNPKCRFLFGSNVKCRGCDPSTRNCTVACPPYILRYGLGSTAGILLSEKLNFADLTVPDFVIGCSILSTRQPAGIAGFGRGPESLPSQMNLKRFSHCLVSRRFDDTNVSTDLDLDTGSGHKTESKTPGLSYTPFRNNPKVSANAAFLEYYYLSLRRIFVGSKRVKIPYKLLAPGPDGNGGSIVDSGSTFTFMERPVFELVAEEFATQMSNYSREKELEKITGLGPCFNISGKGSVTVPELTFVFKGGAKMELPLSNYFTLVGSVDNVCLTVVSDNTVSSTGGRSGPAIILGSFQQQNYHVEYDLENDRFGFARKKCSP